The stretch of DNA TTGAAGATCACCTAAAATATACTCAAAAACCCCTTTACGGTTCTTGATATATGGGTCTCCATAAAGTTTCTTAACTTCAGTAGAGACTTCAGACGGATCATAGGATTTGGTATGGTATAACTCGTAGAGTCGGCCCCACTCTTGTCCTTTCATTTCATTTTCAACATCAATGAACACAGCTGATACCCAGTCGATTACACTATTGAAGTAGGCGTTTAGTTCATTGATATTTTCGTCAGTACGATGTGTACTCATGTAACCACCGATATCGCCCTTGCTAACCCAGTCTAGCGCTCGTTCCAGAAAGTCTTGCCTGTTAGCACTGCCTTTTATATATGCACTCCATTTTTGGATGTTCGCGTTCTGGCTGTTACTAAATTCTGCTTTAGCCTTGGTAACAAAAGGGCCAGAGTAAATTGCATTCAATAACTCCTGGGAGTTAAGAGGTACGCCAGAGATATTAATGGTTTCAAACCATTGTTTAATTTCAGTCTCCGTACCCTCGCATTCATATATTAGCAACACTGATTCAAGGATTTTTTCTTGTTGGTCGCTAGGTAGGCTCCCAAAGTTTTTTGGATTTCCTTCGTCTATGATAGCGAACTTATTAGTTACAAAACGACCAATACTGGTGATACGCTGTTGTCCATCTAGCACTTCGTATTTGTCACTAGCTACTTTGTTAAAATATAACAAGCCCAGCGGGTACCCCTTGAGCAATGAATGTATTACTGCTTGTTCTTTTTTTCCGTCACCATCAGCATAGATGTAGTTTCTTTGATATTCTGGTTGAATAGTGAGTTTTCCGCTTAATCCAAATATGCCCTTTCCTTCCAATTGGTTAAAAATAAATCCGTCACAAACATCAGCCACAGTAATAGTAGTTTTAAGAGTCGTTTTCATTTTTTCTTCCCTTTTGACTGCTGGTGGCGATGACGAATTAAAATTCTTTTGTAAATAACTCTTGGTTGGGGTTCGAGCAAGCAAAGCATCCTCATGCCTGGGCTATAATGACCAGTACCACCTCGAGCACGATACGCGGCTATGAAATCATGGCCTAGAGTGCTAACACCAAGCTCTTCCATCATACTTGAATCATCGCTATTCCCAATAATCTCGAAT from Aestuariirhabdus litorea encodes:
- a CDS encoding GmrSD restriction endonuclease domain-containing protein codes for the protein MKTTLKTTITVADVCDGFIFNQLEGKGIFGLSGKLTIQPEYQRNYIYADGDGKKEQAVIHSLLKGYPLGLLYFNKVASDKYEVLDGQQRITSIGRFVTNKFAIIDEGNPKNFGSLPSDQQEKILESVLLIYECEGTETEIKQWFETINISGVPLNSQELLNAIYSGPFVTKAKAEFSNSQNANIQKWSAYIKGSANRQDFLERALDWVSKGDIGGYMSTHRTDENINELNAYFNSVIDWVSAVFIDVENEMKGQEWGRLYELYHTKSYDPSEVSTEVKKLYGDPYIKNRKGVFEYILGDLQDSKLLNIRVFDEATKKSVYAKQTTNAKDNKISNCPLCVIGHSANKSKIWKINEMDADHVSAWSKGGESTVTNCQMLCVTHNRAKGNR